One region of Primulina tabacum isolate GXHZ01 chromosome 17, ASM2559414v2, whole genome shotgun sequence genomic DNA includes:
- the LOC142530729 gene encoding uncharacterized protein LOC142530729: MNSLIWNVRGLRSSESQQRLHAYVKAHQIKILAILEPMIICGYVERRDLWSSLLQVKPALGPWLVGGDFNTVRLNWFLPCSLSGMPRLFAKIKRLKHHLKWWNQDVFGNLFDKIIEAERAVRSAEVVCEADPSELNWTYLSDRNEDMARVTAMEAEFWRQKAACHWLEDGERNTKLFHNMVKKKRVANKIFRIWDNGVCLTSPELIQQSGASFFQHLLTGDPSALASPDFSGFPSVISAVENEGIVATPSLEEVRATVFSIHPDSVAGPDGFSSAFFQHCWEIVHQDVFDAVLDFFRGSPLPQGFTATTITLIPKVAGAHAWSDFRPISLCNVTNKIISKLLYSRLRVVAERLISPNQSGFVPGRMISDNILLAQELTHSLTLPTRGGNVILKLDMAKAYDRVQWPFLFEVLRHFGFSQRVVEMVSACISHCHFSVNINGSLSGFFGSTRGLRQGDPLSPMLFILGAEYLSRGLDRLYLQHPELRYRSGCDILISHLAYADDVIIFANGGSRSLRRLMGLLHHYENCSGQLVNAVKSSVILPPRCSERLRSRILRITRFAEGHLPLKYLGVPLFRGNRVCSLFEHLLQSVRRKLEGWEIRTLSPGSRITLIRSVLLSMPIYLFQVVQPPLAVMEKLELVFNAFLWGSRTLEKKWHWAKWSRACLPVMEGGLGFRRLKDLVDSFSIKLWFRFRQGSSLWARFLLRKYCQMDAPASVLPRGLISPTWRRLLRIRPRAEPGIRWRVGLGDVSFWDDIWFGDTALSSQCEVRGGRAVRVFHFLSEGAWDFDLLCAVVAPSVAEAITLTPIAFGEPDLALWIHSSDGAFSIRSAWELVRLRDPVSDILTPCWGRWLRPTMSFFLWRFWHQWLPMDDMLQRRGFELASRCQCCDMSETFTHVFIDGPIARYVWHFFGAIFRVRIPCTGDLRLFLSAWKRNLHWAPGGHVKEFLPFIVLWFLWMARSDAKHRQLRISGETVKSQILSYLRLAHAAFIVKPKHWLGAFEAARSLGIFVAFQRTHRLAIVRWLCPPHGCFKLNVDGSSRGNPGESSVGGVVRDSSGRVVLSFSEFIGVGTNVRAELWAVWRGLLICSDLGLFPLWVETDSQISLQILRSRRCHWDLHHTVTRILFLLRGRAVHFSHIFREGNSVADALAARAHTIRVLSLWSALFLWIWVDSRTFSIGAFIWTTLFSGGRSLQASPWPPLSIFCVLLPGFMVALDDLSQWFLWPRAPFMSVFISSLLLLRALVALHVISWLPLISTFQSRLDL; encoded by the exons ATGAATTCCCTCATTTGGAATGTTCGGGGACTTCGGAGTTCGGAGTCCCAACAGCGGCTTCATGCTTATGTGAAGGCGCATCAGATTAAGATTTTGGCCATTTTGGAGCCGATGATCAT CTGCGGCTACGTTGAGCGCAGAGATCTTTGGTCTTCCCTTCTTCAGGTCAAGCCTGCTCTGGGTCCTTGGCTTGTTGGCGGTGATTTTAAT actgttcGGCTTAATTGGTTTCTGCCTTGTAGTTTGAGTGGTATGCCTCGCCTTTTTGCTAAGATTAAGCGCCTCAAACATCACCTCAAGTGGTggaatcaggatgtttttgggaacCTTTTCGATAAAATCATTGAGGCTGAGAGGGCTGTTCGGTCCGCTGAGGTTGTCTGTGAGGCTGATCCTTCTGAGTTGAATTGGACTTATCTGTCAGATCGCAATGAGGATATGGCCcgtgtcaccgccatggaggcggaatTTTGGAGACAGAAAGCTGCTTGCCACtggttagaggatggtgagaggaacaccaaactctttcacAACATGGTGAAGAAGAAAAGGGTGGCGAATAAGATTTTCCGCATCTGGGATAATGGGGTAtgcctgacgtctcctgagTTGATTCAGCAGTCGGGAGCCTCGTTTTTCCAGCATTTGCTTACTGGTGACCCCTCTGCGCTTGCgagtcctgatttttcgggctTCCCCTCCGTTATCTCTGCTGTGGAGAATGAGGGTATTGTTGCGACCCCTTCTTTGGAAGAGGTTCGTGCGACCGTCTTCTCCATACATCCTGATAGTGTGGCTGGGCCTGATGGCTTCTCCTCggcgttctttcagcattgtTGGGAGATTgttcatcaggatgtttttgatgcTGTCCTGGATTTTTTCAGGGGTTCTCCCCTCCCCCAGGGTTTTACCGCCACCACAATCACTCTGATCCCCAAAGTCGCGGGTGCTCATGCTTGGTCGGACTTCCGTCCGATTAGTCTGTGCAATGTCACTAATAAGATCATCTCTAAGCTGTTGTACTCTCGGCTGAGGGTTGTGGCGGAGAGACTTATTTCaccgaatcagagtggcttcgttCCGGGTCGGATGATCTCCGATAATATTCTCCTAgcccaggagctcactcacagtCTCACTCTCCCCACTCGTGGCGGTAATGTTATCCTaaagttggatatggccaaggcctatgaCAGGGTCCAGTGGCCTTTCCTCTTCGAGGTTTTGAGACACTTTGGTTTCTCGCAGCGGGTTGTGGAGATGGTCTCGGCTTGCATatctcattgtcatttctccgtgaacatCAATGGCTCTCTCTCGGGGTTCTTTGGTTCCACTAGAGGCCTCAGACAGGGCGATCCCTTGTCCCCCATgcttttcattttgggggcggagTACCTATCGCGCGGCCTTGATCGCctctacctgcagcatcctgAGCTCAGGTACCGCTCTGGTTGTGATATCCTGATTTCCCATCTGGCTTAtgctgatgatgtcattattttcgccaatggtgggtctcgtAGTTTGCGGCGCCTTATGGGTTTACTGCATCATTATGAGAATTGTTCGGGTCAGCTGGTGAACGCTGTCAAAAGTTCTGTTATCTTGCCTCCGAGGTGTTCTGAGCGACTTCGCTCTCGGATTTTGCGCATCACCAGGTTTGCGGAGGGTCATTtgcccctcaagtacctcggagtCCCCTTGTTTAGGGGTAACCGAGTATGTTCCCTTTTTGAGCACCTCCTACAAtctgttcgtaggaagttagagggttgggagatcCGGACGCTCTCTCCGGGTAGCCGCATAACCCTTATCCGCAGTgtgctcctctccatgccgatttatctgtttcaggtggtACAGCCACCGcttgctgtcatggagaagcttgagcTGGTTTTCAACGCTTTTCTCTGGGGGTCGCGGACACTGGAGAAGAAATGGCACTGGGCCAAGTGGTCTCGAGCCTGTCTCCCAGTGATGGAGGGtggtcttggcttccgcagattgaaagatctggtGGATAGCTTTTCTATTAAGTTGTGGTTCCGGTTTCGGCAGGGCTCCTCTCTctgggcgagattccttttACGGAAGTATTGCCAGATGGATGCTCCTGCCTCTGTTCTCCCTCGTGGTTTAATATCCCCCACCTGGCGTCGTCTCCTACGGATCAGACCTCGCGCCGAGCCCGGCATTCGCTGGCGCGTTGGCCTTGGAGACGTGTCCTTTTGGGATGACATATGGTTTGGGGATACTGCTCTGTCCAGCCAGTGTGAGGTCCGTGGGGGCCGTGCTGTTCGGGTTTTTCACTTTTTGTCTGAGGGGGCTTgggatttcgatcttctttgcgCTGTGGTGGCCCCTTCTGTTGCTGAGGCGATTACCTTGACCCCGATTGCCTTTGGCGAGCCTGATTTGGCGCTTTGGATTCACAGTTCTGACGGTGCTTTTTCGATTAGGTCTGCTTGGGAGCTTGTCCGATTGAGAGACCCTGTTTCTGATATCTTGACTCCTTGTTGGGGCCGTTGGTTGAGGCCCACGATGTCTTTttttctttggagattttggcatcagtggctcccgaTGGATGATATGCTCCAACGTCGTGGCTTTGAGTTGGCTTCTCGAtgccagtgttgtgatatgtcggAGACATTTACACATGTCTTCATTGATGGCCCGATAGCCCGTTATGTCTGGCATTTCTTTGGGGCCATATTTCGTGTCCGGATCCCCTGCACAGGGGATCTCAGGTTGTTCCTTAGCGCTTGGAAGAGAAATCTTCATTGGGCACCTGGGGGCCACGTCAAGGAGTTTCTGCCCTTCattgttttgtggtttctctggatGGCTCGTAGTGATGCGAAGCACCGTCAGTTGCGTATTTCTGGGGAGACTGTGaagtctcagattttgtcttatcTGCGTCTTGCCCATGCTGCTTTCATTGTTAAGCCCAAGCACTGGCTTGGTgcctttgaggcggcgagatcGCTGGGAATTTTTGTTGCCTTTCAGCGGACCCATAGGTTAGCGATTGTCCGGTGGCTCTGTCCACCCCATGGGTGCTTTAAGCTGAATGTTGATGGGAGTTCGAGGGGCAATCCTGGGGAGTCGTCTGTCGGTGGTGTTGTGCGTGATTCTTCTGGCAGAGTGGTGCTCTCCTTCAGCGAGTTTATCGGAGTCGGGACCAATGTCCGGGCggagctttgggcggtttggaggggcCTTCTTATCTGTTCCGATCTCGGTCTTTTTCCCCTTTGGGTTGAGACCGATTCTCAGATTTCTCTTCAGATCCTGCGTTCTCGTCGGTGCCATTGGGACCTTCATCATACAGTCACTCGGATTCTGTTTCTTTTGAGGGGGCGGGCGGTTCATTTTTCACATATTTTTCGGGAGGGaaattcggtggcggatgcgttggcggcgagggctcatACCATTAGG GTACTGTCTCTTTGGAGtgctttgtttctttggatctGGGTGGACTCTCGCACCTTCTCCATTGGTGCTTTTATTTGGACCACCCTGTTCTCTGGCGGTCGCTctctgcaggcttctccttggCCGCCGCTTTCTATATTTTGTGTTCTCTTGCCGGGTTTTATGGTGGCTTTGGATGATCTCTCTCAGTGGTTTCTCTGGCCCAGAGCTCCATTCATGTCGGTATTTATAAGTTCTCTGCTTTTGCTACGTGCATTGGTGGCTCTCCATGTTATCTCTTGGCTACCTCTTATATCAACGTTCCAGTCACGCTTGGATTTATGA